The following proteins come from a genomic window of Micavibrio aeruginosavorus EPB:
- a CDS encoding methyl-accepting chemotaxis protein, whose product MRVQIHNLTLKTQFIILSALMIAGFAAVGLTVSVGKGNLEKIQGKAFAAVEINDHAASLESAFLTARRAEKDFLLRLDEKYVTRHDEIQDLVAAENKMLLDLVSEDAEITEQAQKFQAGFNDYSAQFDAVVALQKDVGLNEKSGLLGDLRAAVHGVEEIINAQNQDRLKVLMLMMRRHEKDFLARKDPKYIEDIKKRGEEFKLALSTSGLDYAVQQKITGLMKIYQDSFYSMATKYGELDTAISLLSDKYAAAEPFIEKIDELASQRKDDALKAYNASAARITVMTTGLMLGIAVIVVLAALFLSRMITGGLSTLGTRMTSLSQGETDESIPFLDSTGSLRPMADAMNIFKENLIKNREMEAEQRAAAAQREERAKRISDLARGFESDIEALMASLNGATSEMQTVSQSLNVTAEETSHRSLNVAHASEEASANVQNVAAATEELSATIADISQQVSSASRIAGDAVDQSDKANVLINGLKTASEEIGAVIELINQIAAQTNLLALNATIEAARAGEAGKGFSVVASEVKSLASQTSKATEDISNQIMRVQSATVDAVNSIVGISSTIRNIDEISTTVAAAVEEQSAATQQISRNVQEVSTATNEVNKNINGVSDAASRTGDAANTVSRVSLDMAQETLKLKETVDSFLMAVKNA is encoded by the coding sequence ATGCGTGTTCAAATTCATAACCTGACGCTGAAAACCCAGTTTATTATACTCTCCGCATTGATGATTGCGGGTTTTGCCGCGGTGGGATTAACCGTGAGCGTAGGCAAAGGCAACCTGGAAAAAATTCAGGGCAAAGCATTTGCGGCCGTTGAAATCAACGACCACGCGGCATCGTTGGAATCTGCCTTTTTAACCGCACGTCGCGCCGAAAAAGACTTCCTGCTGCGCCTGGATGAAAAATACGTCACGCGCCATGATGAAATTCAGGATTTGGTCGCCGCCGAAAACAAAATGCTTCTTGACCTTGTTTCAGAAGATGCAGAAATCACCGAGCAGGCTCAAAAATTCCAGGCTGGATTTAATGATTATTCCGCACAGTTTGACGCCGTCGTCGCCCTGCAAAAAGATGTCGGATTAAACGAAAAAAGCGGCCTTCTGGGTGATTTACGCGCCGCCGTTCACGGCGTCGAGGAAATCATCAACGCCCAGAATCAAGATCGTTTGAAAGTTTTAATGTTGATGATGCGCCGCCATGAGAAAGATTTTCTGGCCCGCAAGGATCCAAAATACATTGAAGACATCAAAAAGCGTGGTGAAGAATTCAAACTGGCCCTGAGCACATCAGGATTGGATTACGCCGTTCAGCAAAAAATCACCGGATTAATGAAAATTTACCAAGATTCGTTTTACAGCATGGCCACGAAATACGGCGAATTAGACACGGCCATTTCTTTGCTGAGCGATAAATATGCCGCCGCAGAACCATTCATTGAAAAAATTGATGAACTGGCATCGCAACGCAAAGACGATGCGCTCAAGGCCTATAATGCCAGCGCGGCCCGCATTACCGTTATGACGACGGGGCTGATGCTCGGGATTGCCGTTATCGTCGTTCTGGCGGCCCTGTTCCTGAGCCGGATGATCACGGGCGGGTTGTCGACCTTGGGCACCCGCATGACATCCCTGTCCCAAGGGGAAACGGATGAATCCATCCCATTCCTGGACAGCACGGGCAGCCTGCGCCCGATGGCCGATGCCATGAATATCTTCAAAGAAAACCTGATCAAAAACCGCGAGATGGAGGCCGAACAACGCGCCGCCGCCGCCCAACGTGAAGAACGCGCCAAACGCATCAGCGATCTGGCCCGCGGGTTTGAATCGGATATCGAAGCCCTGATGGCCAGCCTGAATGGTGCGACATCGGAAATGCAAACCGTGTCGCAAAGCCTGAACGTCACGGCGGAGGAAACATCGCACCGGTCGTTGAACGTGGCCCACGCATCGGAGGAAGCATCCGCCAACGTCCAGAACGTGGCCGCCGCGACCGAGGAGTTGAGCGCAACCATCGCCGACATTTCCCAACAGGTCAGCAGCGCGTCGCGCATCGCCGGCGACGCCGTCGATCAGTCGGATAAAGCCAACGTCCTGATCAACGGGTTGAAAACGGCATCCGAAGAAATCGGTGCGGTTATCGAACTGATCAACCAGATTGCGGCGCAAACCAACCTGCTTGCTCTGAACGCAACGATTGAGGCCGCCCGTGCCGGTGAGGCCGGCAAAGGCTTCAGCGTGGTGGCCAGCGAAGTAAAATCCCTGGCCAGCCAGACATCCAAGGCCACGGAAGATATTTCCAACCAGATCATGCGCGTGCAATCGGCCACGGTGGATGCCGTGAATTCCATCGTTGGCATCAGTTCCACCATCCGCAACATTGACGAAATCAGCACGACCGTCGCCGCCGCCGTTGAAGAACAAAGCGCCGCGACCCAGCAGATTTCCCGCAACGTTCAGGAAGTGTCCACCGCAACCAACGAAGTGAATAAAAACATCAACGGCGTCAGCGATGCCGCATCCCGCACGGGTGATGCCGCCAACACGGTATCCCGCGTATCGCTGGATATGGCACAGGAAACGTTAAAACTGAAAGAAACAGTGGATTCGTTCCTGATGGCGGTTAAAAACGCATAG
- a CDS encoding DUF4177 domain-containing protein gives MSKKYEYKVAIYREPLLGSIFLGGSRVDPVRYTDFLNKNAAEGWKVITMERETRRELLFFKREAFLTIMEREI, from the coding sequence ATGAGTAAAAAATACGAATACAAGGTCGCCATTTACCGCGAACCCCTGCTCGGCTCTATCTTCCTGGGCGGATCGCGTGTGGACCCGGTGCGTTACACCGACTTCCTGAACAAGAACGCCGCCGAGGGGTGGAAGGTGATTACGATGGAGCGGGAAACGCGCCGCGAATTGCTGTTCTTCAAACGCGAAGCGTTCCTGACCATCATGGAACGTGAGATTTAA
- the gatB gene encoding Asp-tRNA(Asn)/Glu-tRNA(Gln) amidotransferase subunit GatB yields MAQTIKTDTGVWEIVIGMEVHAQVTANSKLFSGSSATFGAAPNSQVSMVDAAMPGMLPVLNEYCVEQAVRTGLGLNAQINMTSVFERKNYFYPDLPQGYQISQFLHPIVGKGEIEIDLPDGTVKTIGITRLHLEQDAGKSLHDQHPQKSFVDLNRSGCALMEIVSEPDIRGADEATAYLSKLRMVLRYLGTCDGNMEEGSMRADVNVSVRRLGVKELGTRCEIKNVNSLKAVQMAIEYEAARQIEIIEGGGEIKQETRLWDPSKGETRSMRSKEEAHDYRYFPDPDLLPLNLKSDWVEKIKATLPELPDQKKHRFMDSYGLSAYDSSVLIAERARADYYEAVAKGRDAKLAANWVLNELLGILNKDGKTISESPVTAAMLGLMIERITDNTISGKIAKDVFAEMYASGKDADTIIETKGLKQVTDTGAIEKIVEEVLNENPQIVADYKGGNEKVFGFLVGQVMKKSQGKVNPGMANELLKKKLS; encoded by the coding sequence ATGGCACAGACAATTAAAACGGACACAGGCGTTTGGGAAATCGTCATCGGCATGGAAGTCCACGCCCAGGTGACCGCCAATTCCAAATTGTTTTCCGGTTCATCCGCCACATTCGGCGCCGCCCCGAACAGCCAGGTCAGCATGGTGGATGCCGCCATGCCCGGCATGCTGCCCGTTTTGAACGAATATTGCGTTGAACAGGCCGTGCGCACGGGTCTGGGCCTGAATGCGCAGATCAACATGACGTCGGTGTTCGAACGCAAAAACTATTTCTACCCCGACCTGCCGCAGGGTTATCAGATTTCGCAATTCCTGCACCCGATCGTGGGCAAGGGCGAAATTGAAATCGACCTGCCGGACGGCACGGTGAAAACCATTGGCATTACCCGCCTACATTTGGAACAGGATGCCGGTAAATCCCTGCACGACCAGCACCCGCAAAAATCCTTCGTCGATTTGAACCGGTCCGGCTGCGCCCTGATGGAAATTGTGTCGGAACCGGATATTCGCGGCGCGGATGAAGCCACCGCGTACCTGTCGAAACTGCGCATGGTTCTACGCTATCTCGGCACATGCGATGGCAACATGGAAGAAGGATCCATGCGTGCCGACGTGAACGTATCCGTGCGTCGTCTGGGCGTGAAAGAACTGGGCACGCGGTGCGAGATCAAGAACGTGAACTCGTTGAAAGCCGTTCAGATGGCGATTGAATACGAAGCCGCCCGCCAGATCGAAATTATCGAAGGCGGCGGTGAGATTAAACAGGAAACACGCCTGTGGGACCCATCCAAGGGCGAAACCCGGTCCATGCGATCCAAGGAAGAAGCGCACGATTACCGTTACTTCCCGGACCCGGACCTGTTGCCGCTGAACCTGAAATCCGACTGGGTTGAGAAGATCAAGGCGACCCTGCCGGAACTGCCGGACCAGAAGAAACACCGTTTCATGGATTCCTACGGCCTGTCCGCCTATGATTCCAGCGTGTTGATCGCGGAACGTGCCCGTGCGGATTATTACGAAGCCGTGGCCAAGGGCCGTGACGCCAAACTGGCCGCCAACTGGGTTCTGAACGAATTGCTGGGCATTTTGAACAAGGATGGCAAGACGATCAGCGAAAGCCCCGTCACCGCCGCCATGCTGGGCCTGATGATCGAACGCATCACCGACAACACGATCAGCGGCAAAATCGCCAAGGACGTGTTCGCCGAAATGTACGCATCGGGCAAGGACGCCGATACGATCATCGAAACCAAGGGCCTGAAACAGGTGACCGACACCGGTGCGATCGAAAAGATCGTGGAAGAAGTGTTGAACGAAAACCCGCAAATCGTTGCCGATTATAAAGGTGGCAATGAAAAGGTCTTCGGCTTCCTGGTCGGTCAGGTGATGAAAAAGTCTCAGGGCAAAGTCAACCCGGGCATGGCCAACGAATTGCTGAAGAAAAAGCTCTCGTAA
- the gatA gene encoding Asp-tRNA(Asn)/Glu-tRNA(Gln) amidotransferase subunit GatA, with amino-acid sequence MSNALTDLTIASALDGLKKKEFTATELTAAHVKVMENTRHLNAYITETPDVAMKQAAESDARYAAGKNGALDGIPLGIKDLFCTNGIRTTAASKILGNFVPHYESTVTTKLLNDGAVFMGKLNLDEFAMGSSNTTSAFGNVISPWKRNNGDNADLVPGGSSGGSSAAVAARSCMGATGTDTGGSIRQPASFCGIAGIKPTYGRCSRWGVVAFASSLDQPGVFARNTEDCALLLKSVAGHDPKDATSANKPVPDFVAALGKSVKGMKVGIPREYAVDGMPAEIQKLWDEGKAYLKDAGAKIVDVSLPHTKYSLATYYIIAPAECSSNLARYDGVRYGMRAEGKDLREVYENTRAQGFGEEVRRRIMVGTYVLSAGYYDAYYTKAQKVRRLISEDFLNAYKECDVLLTPTAPSAAFAIGENEDDPIKMYLNDVFTVPASLAGMPGMSVPAGLSGDGLPLGLQIIGKPWDEETVLNVSQVIEKAANFTAVPQMVVKKAA; translated from the coding sequence ATGAGCAACGCCCTGACCGACCTGACCATTGCCTCCGCTTTGGACGGATTGAAGAAAAAAGAATTCACCGCGACTGAATTGACCGCCGCGCATGTGAAGGTGATGGAAAACACCCGTCACCTGAACGCCTATATCACCGAAACGCCGGACGTGGCCATGAAACAGGCCGCGGAATCCGACGCGCGTTACGCCGCGGGCAAAAATGGTGCGCTGGACGGTATTCCGCTGGGGATTAAGGACCTGTTCTGCACCAACGGTATCCGCACCACGGCGGCCAGCAAAATTCTGGGCAATTTCGTGCCGCATTACGAATCCACCGTCACGACCAAGTTGCTGAATGACGGTGCGGTGTTCATGGGCAAACTGAACCTCGACGAATTTGCGATGGGATCGTCCAACACGACCAGCGCGTTCGGCAACGTGATCAGCCCGTGGAAACGCAATAACGGCGATAATGCCGATCTGGTTCCGGGCGGTTCGTCCGGTGGGTCCTCCGCTGCTGTGGCCGCACGCTCTTGCATGGGCGCAACGGGCACGGATACGGGCGGTTCCATCCGCCAGCCGGCCAGCTTCTGTGGCATTGCCGGGATCAAGCCGACCTATGGCCGCTGCTCCCGCTGGGGTGTGGTTGCGTTCGCGTCATCGCTGGACCAGCCGGGCGTGTTCGCCCGCAACACCGAAGATTGCGCATTGCTGTTGAAATCCGTTGCCGGGCACGACCCGAAGGATGCGACATCCGCTAACAAACCGGTGCCGGATTTTGTGGCCGCGTTGGGCAAAAGCGTAAAAGGCATGAAGGTCGGCATTCCGCGCGAATATGCGGTGGACGGCATGCCCGCCGAAATCCAAAAATTGTGGGATGAAGGCAAAGCGTATTTGAAAGATGCCGGCGCGAAAATCGTCGATGTATCCCTGCCCCACACGAAATATTCGTTGGCGACCTATTACATCATCGCCCCTGCGGAATGCTCGTCCAACCTCGCCCGTTATGACGGCGTGCGGTATGGCATGCGCGCCGAAGGCAAGGATCTGCGCGAAGTGTATGAAAACACCCGCGCACAGGGCTTTGGCGAAGAAGTCCGCCGCCGGATCATGGTCGGAACTTACGTTCTGTCCGCCGGGTATTACGATGCGTATTACACCAAGGCCCAGAAAGTCCGCCGTTTGATTTCGGAAGACTTCCTGAACGCTTACAAGGAATGCGATGTCCTGCTGACCCCGACCGCGCCGTCCGCCGCGTTCGCCATTGGCGAAAACGAAGACGATCCGATCAAGATGTACCTGAACGACGTGTTCACGGTTCCGGCCTCGTTGGCCGGTATGCCGGGCATGTCCGTTCCGGCGGGTTTGAGCGGTGACGGCCTGCCCCTGGGCTTGCAGATCATTGGCAAGCCGTGGGACGAGGAAACCGTTCTGAACGTGTCGCAGGTGATTGAAAAGGCCGCAAACTTCACCGCCGTTCCGCAAATGGTCGTGAAGAAAGCCGCATGA
- the gatC gene encoding Asp-tRNA(Asn)/Glu-tRNA(Gln) amidotransferase subunit GatC codes for MSMDKATVKKVATLARLAITEDQADKLAPQLGGLLKWVEQLGEVNTDNVAPLASVVNMEMELRADKVTDGDIQSDVLANAPEAMEGFFVVPKVVE; via the coding sequence ATGTCGATGGACAAAGCCACCGTTAAGAAAGTCGCCACCCTCGCCCGTCTGGCCATTACCGAAGACCAGGCCGACAAGCTAGCCCCCCAATTGGGCGGTTTGCTGAAATGGGTTGAGCAGTTGGGCGAAGTTAATACCGACAATGTCGCCCCGCTGGCCAGCGTGGTGAACATGGAAATGGAACTGCGCGCGGACAAGGTCACTGACGGGGATATCCAGTCCGATGTACTGGCCAATGCGCCGGAAGCCATGGAAGGCTTCTTCGTCGTTCCCAAAGTCGTTGAGTAA
- the ruvX gene encoding Holliday junction resolvase RuvX has translation MPAETLEKIAGTRPRNVRLMGLDLGTKTIGVAISDSAHSIATPVRVVQRTKFTRDIVELGKIIRDYDIGGYVLGYPLNMDGTMGPRCDAVQSFAAEMLNHPDIFGEKPWIALWDERLSTAAMTDFLIDTVDISRTKRKQVIDKLAAQYILQGALDFMQAGGL, from the coding sequence ATGCCAGCAGAAACCCTCGAAAAAATCGCCGGAACCCGGCCCCGCAACGTCCGTCTGATGGGGCTGGATCTGGGGACAAAAACCATTGGGGTGGCCATTTCGGATTCGGCCCACTCCATTGCCACCCCGGTCCGGGTGGTGCAACGGACCAAATTCACCCGCGATATCGTGGAATTGGGCAAGATTATCCGCGATTATGACATCGGTGGATATGTCTTGGGATATCCCCTGAACATGGACGGAACCATGGGGCCGCGGTGCGATGCCGTGCAATCCTTCGCCGCGGAAATGCTCAATCACCCGGATATTTTCGGCGAAAAGCCATGGATCGCCCTGTGGGATGAACGCCTGTCCACCGCCGCCATGACCGATTTTCTGATCGATACTGTGGATATTTCAAGAACAAAGCGAAAACAGGTCATCGACAAACTGGCCGCCCAGTACATTCTTCAGGGCGCGCTGGATTTTATGCAGGCTGGGGGCCTTTAG
- a CDS encoding M48 family metallopeptidase, translating into MVRTTSTKGGKNRDKDAIAKAQQAVSAVHPCLRLTVSKRARRMALRLDPAARVVHLIVPHRASMERALDFARQNKLWVEKRLEDLPEPVPFVDGAVLPILGHNVTLHIHYDPKLKMTDIELKPRTLIVKTNKDDAAPRIKRFLRQLASDAITEMAHEKAKQIDRHTKIQSITVRDTRSRWGSCSEDGKISFSWRLIFAPPLAMDYVIAHEVAHLKIMDHSQRFWTQCEKLSGDFDFGYDWMQKNGHSLMRYGQDA; encoded by the coding sequence ATGGTCCGGACAACATCAACCAAAGGCGGCAAAAACCGTGACAAGGACGCCATCGCCAAGGCGCAACAGGCCGTGAGCGCTGTTCACCCCTGCCTGCGCCTGACCGTCAGCAAACGCGCCCGCCGCATGGCCCTGCGGCTGGACCCGGCCGCGCGCGTGGTGCACTTGATCGTCCCCCACCGCGCCAGCATGGAACGCGCGCTGGATTTCGCACGCCAGAATAAATTATGGGTTGAAAAACGTCTGGAAGATTTACCGGAACCGGTTCCGTTTGTGGATGGGGCCGTTCTGCCGATCCTTGGCCACAATGTCACACTGCATATTCATTATGATCCGAAATTAAAAATGACGGACATTGAATTGAAACCGCGCACCCTGATCGTCAAAACGAACAAGGACGATGCCGCCCCGCGCATCAAACGCTTCCTGCGCCAACTGGCCAGCGACGCCATCACCGAAATGGCACACGAAAAAGCGAAGCAAATTGACCGCCACACAAAAATCCAATCCATCACCGTCCGCGACACGCGCAGCCGCTGGGGCAGTTGTTCCGAGGATGGCAAAATATCGTTCTCCTGGCGGCTGATCTTCGCCCCGCCATTGGCCATGGACTACGTCATCGCCCACGAAGTCGCCCACCTAAAAATCATGGACCACAGCCAGCGCTTCTGGACCCAGTGCGAGAAGCTGAGCGGCGATTTCGATTTCGGCTATGACTGGATGCAGAAGAATGGGCATAGTTTGATGCGGTATGGGCAGGATGCTTAA
- a CDS encoding polyhydroxyalkanoate depolymerase has protein sequence MLYHLFDIHHAFMTPARLTAEMTRNAWANPNNPLSYTPLGRTIAAGAELFERSTRKFAKPEFGLKTTQIDGRTVDVVEHIVSERPFCNLIHFRRMERRNDPRVLIVAPMSGHYATLLRGTVEALLPHHDVYITDWKDARQVPLTEGRFDLDSYIAYVREFLTLLGPDVHVVAVCQPAVPVFAAIALMEADEDPNTPLSMTLMGGPIDTRVSKTAVTELAEERPLSWFEKTVVSPVPFYYPGAHRRVYPGFLQLSGFMSMNLDRHVGSHVEFYNHLIQGDGESAERHRDFYDEYLAVMDMDADFYLQTVETVFQKHALPKGEMTWKDPLSGRVHKVDPSAIRKTALLTIEGELDDISAHGQTTAAHVIATKLPAEKQFHHFQENVGHYGIFNGSRWRTLIMPRIRHFMRAHDSKRDPIPADDLKKIPDIAPTHWDVRVHGIDAVRARTAKAKKSEKTAEAAE, from the coding sequence GTGCTTTACCATCTGTTCGATATTCATCATGCGTTTATGACCCCTGCCCGCCTGACGGCAGAGATGACCCGTAACGCATGGGCCAATCCCAACAATCCGCTGTCCTATACCCCGCTGGGCCGGACCATTGCCGCCGGTGCGGAATTGTTCGAGCGATCCACACGCAAATTTGCAAAACCGGAATTTGGTTTGAAAACAACCCAGATTGATGGCCGCACGGTCGATGTGGTGGAACACATCGTGTCCGAGCGCCCGTTCTGTAACCTGATCCATTTCCGCCGCATGGAACGCCGCAATGATCCGCGCGTATTGATCGTCGCGCCCATGTCCGGCCACTACGCTACCCTGCTGCGTGGTACGGTCGAGGCCCTGCTTCCACACCATGATGTGTATATCACTGACTGGAAGGACGCGCGCCAAGTGCCGTTGACCGAAGGGCGCTTTGATCTGGACAGTTATATTGCCTATGTCCGCGAATTCCTGACCCTGCTGGGGCCGGATGTGCATGTGGTGGCCGTGTGCCAACCCGCCGTACCCGTCTTTGCCGCCATTGCATTGATGGAAGCTGACGAAGATCCGAATACACCGCTGAGCATGACGTTGATGGGCGGGCCGATTGATACACGCGTGTCCAAAACCGCCGTCACCGAACTGGCCGAAGAACGCCCGTTAAGCTGGTTTGAAAAAACCGTTGTGTCGCCGGTCCCGTTTTATTATCCCGGCGCGCACCGCCGCGTTTACCCCGGCTTCTTGCAACTGAGCGGATTCATGTCGATGAATTTGGACCGCCATGTCGGATCGCATGTGGAGTTTTATAACCACCTGATCCAAGGCGACGGTGAATCCGCCGAACGCCACCGTGACTTCTATGACGAATATCTGGCCGTGATGGATATGGATGCGGATTTCTATCTGCAGACCGTGGAAACCGTGTTCCAGAAACATGCGTTGCCCAAAGGCGAAATGACGTGGAAAGACCCGTTGAGCGGTCGCGTGCATAAAGTCGACCCGTCCGCCATCCGCAAAACCGCCCTGCTGACCATTGAGGGCGAGCTGGACGATATTTCCGCGCATGGCCAGACCACGGCGGCGCATGTCATTGCCACCAAATTGCCGGCGGAAAAACAATTCCACCATTTCCAGGAAAATGTTGGCCATTACGGTATTTTCAACGGCAGCCGCTGGCGCACATTGATCATGCCGCGCATTCGCCATTTCATGCGCGCCCACGATTCAAAACGCGACCCAATCCCGGCGGATGATTTGAAAAAAATACCGGACATCGCCCCGACGCATTGGGATGTCCGTGTTCACGGGATCGACGCGGTCCGCGCCCGAACCGCGAAAGCGAAAAAATCCGAAAAAACGGCGGAAGCCGCGGAATAG
- a CDS encoding PfkB family carbohydrate kinase yields the protein MLFIGDLVIDCTARVTDADLARWGLEKGRRQTVDPVFINDLLSQIEDRKFCGGGSTGNTAFAYAGMGGRGTYLTAMATDDHADVLRREMESVGLDLIIGGVPVPGSYSNICLCLVTPDGERTMLMGLETCFCSTAMVVDMVEKSTHNSVFMTAYSAAGFGIGGFCDIAKSALYNGKKLYMSLSNPTLAAAHREAWIDLIRAGASVFSNQGEFSPLLDGQPPQSLQSYLRDDAFAVVTDGEDGAHVVTTTDVMRFDAVPVVDVQNTTGAGDHYAAGFLYALSRGLGLSDCATFAANLAARKVAAPASRLDRSALTDCAGLVAA from the coding sequence ATGCTGTTTATTGGCGACTTGGTTATTGATTGTACCGCGCGCGTAACCGACGCCGATCTTGCACGCTGGGGGCTTGAAAAAGGCCGTCGCCAGACGGTGGATCCCGTCTTTATCAATGATCTGTTGTCCCAAATCGAAGACCGCAAATTCTGTGGCGGCGGGTCTACTGGAAATACGGCTTTTGCGTATGCCGGTATGGGCGGGCGGGGCACGTATCTGACCGCCATGGCGACGGATGATCACGCGGATGTTTTGCGCCGTGAAATGGAATCCGTCGGGCTGGATCTGATCATTGGCGGCGTGCCCGTCCCGGGATCGTACAGCAATATTTGTCTGTGTCTGGTGACGCCGGATGGCGAACGCACCATGTTGATGGGGTTGGAAACCTGTTTTTGCAGCACGGCCATGGTTGTCGATATGGTCGAAAAATCCACACATAATTCCGTGTTTATGACGGCGTATTCCGCGGCGGGATTTGGTATTGGCGGTTTTTGTGACATTGCAAAATCGGCCTTATATAACGGCAAGAAACTGTATATGTCGTTGTCCAATCCCACATTGGCCGCCGCCCATCGCGAAGCATGGATCGATCTGATCCGCGCCGGGGCATCTGTGTTTAGCAACCAGGGCGAATTTTCACCGTTGCTGGATGGTCAACCGCCGCAATCATTGCAGAGTTATTTGCGTGATGATGCCTTTGCCGTTGTCACGGATGGTGAAGATGGCGCGCATGTTGTCACCACGACCGATGTCATGCGTTTTGATGCGGTTCCTGTTGTGGATGTGCAAAACACCACAGGGGCAGGGGACCATTACGCGGCCGGATTTTTGTATGCGTTGTCCCGTGGATTGGGTCTGTCCGATTGTGCGACCTTTGCCGCCAATCTGGCCGCGCGTAAAGTGGCCGCCCCGGCCAGCCGCCTGGACCGTTCGGCCCTGACCGATTGCGCCGGGTTGGTTGCCGCTTAA
- a CDS encoding NAD(P)/FAD-dependent oxidoreductase: MLMRKPTDYIDTYYRDTMQGARAYDPLVDKIQADVCVIGGGLAGLNTALGLVERGRGAVVIEAARIGWGASGRNGGFVAKGYARDLSSLKKKVGLDHARALVNLTKDARAMIKQRINDLNIPCGPLRPGVLTVSWKDNPDAVKAIVDDMNDSYDLGFEFWGTDKVREQCHTDKYFDGVYSPGDFQFHPLTYVQGLASTIVSKGGQIYEGSKATKITQMPSGRWRIEVGNGGVIEAEHVVLCCSIYVNGLDKRLRNAAFPVRTYVMVTEPVDPADLKTSIDTEHAIYDMRFASDYYRVLPDNRIMWGGRVSVGRDPAKIAELLHGDMLKVYPQLRGKVKTEYGWSGDLCYAPHKMPQIGQLAPNYWYATCFGGHGLAPTTVGGEMIAGAIADKDDRYKLFSPFGLNFAGGPLAPYIAQSVYWWWRARDYIGG; encoded by the coding sequence ATGCTCATGCGCAAGCCAACCGATTATATCGACACCTATTACCGCGACACCATGCAGGGTGCGCGCGCCTATGACCCGTTGGTCGATAAAATTCAGGCCGATGTGTGCGTGATCGGTGGCGGTCTAGCGGGATTGAACACGGCGCTTGGTTTGGTTGAACGCGGGCGCGGGGCGGTGGTGATCGAAGCTGCACGGATTGGCTGGGGCGCATCGGGCCGCAATGGCGGGTTTGTGGCCAAGGGCTATGCCCGTGATTTGTCCAGCTTGAAAAAGAAAGTCGGGCTGGATCATGCCCGGGCGCTGGTCAATTTGACCAAAGACGCGCGCGCGATGATCAAACAACGCATCAATGATTTGAATATCCCGTGCGGTCCATTGCGCCCCGGTGTTCTGACCGTGTCATGGAAAGACAATCCCGATGCGGTGAAGGCCATCGTGGATGATATGAACGATTCATACGATCTGGGCTTTGAATTCTGGGGCACGGACAAGGTGCGCGAACAATGCCACACCGATAAATATTTCGACGGCGTGTATTCCCCCGGTGATTTTCAGTTCCATCCGCTGACCTATGTCCAAGGTTTGGCCAGCACGATTGTGTCCAAAGGCGGCCAGATTTACGAAGGGTCCAAAGCCACCAAAATCACCCAGATGCCATCAGGCCGCTGGCGTATCGAGGTGGGCAACGGCGGCGTGATTGAGGCCGAACACGTTGTCCTGTGCTGTTCTATCTATGTCAACGGGCTGGATAAACGTCTGCGCAACGCGGCGTTTCCGGTGCGCACCTATGTGATGGTGACGGAACCGGTTGATCCGGCGGATCTGAAAACCTCCATCGATACCGAACACGCCATTTATGATATGCGCTTCGCCAGCGATTATTACCGCGTTCTGCCCGATAACCGCATCATGTGGGGCGGGCGTGTCAGCGTGGGCCGTGACCCGGCGAAGATTGCCGAACTTCTGCACGGCGATATGCTGAAGGTCTATCCGCAATTGCGCGGCAAAGTGAAAACCGAATATGGCTGGTCGGGTGATCTCTGCTACGCTCCGCACAAAATGCCGCAAATCGGGCAACTGGCCCCGAATTACTGGTACGCCACCTGCTTCGGCGGCCACGGCCTGGCCCCGACCACGGTCGGCGGCGAAATGATTGCGGGGGCGATTGCGGACAAAGACGACCGCTACAAACTCTTCTCCCCCTTCGGCCTCAACTTCGCCGGCGGCCCATTGGCGCCGTATATTGCGCAAAGCGTGTACTGGTGGTGGCGCGCGCGGGATTATATTGGGGGTTAG